The sequence GAAACAACAAAGGCCTACGTCTAGCTGAGTATGTCGAGCGATTAGGTTATCAAGCCTCACAAGTCATCGCAGTCGGTGACAATCACAATGATATCTCCATGCTCGAATACGCAGGATTAGGCGTTGCAATGCAAAATGCTGATGACCTCGTCAAATCTTACGCACAGAAAGTGTGCCCAACAGACAACAATTGCGATGGTTTAGCCCATCTATTACGTGAACAATTAAAAGGATAACCCATGACTAAACCAATGATTCAAATCGCCCTAGATCAAACCAACCTAGCCGCGGCTATAGAAGTAGCTAATAACGTGGAAAGCTTTGTCGATGTAATTGAAGTTGGAACGATTCTCGCTTTTGCTGAAGGGATGAACGCGGTATCCACATTACGTAAAAATCATCCCAATCACATTCTGGTCTGTGATATGAAAACAACCGATGGCGGAGCGATTTTAGCGCAGATGGCCTTTGAAGCTGGCGCTGACTGGATCACCGTTTCCGCAGCGGCTCATATCGCGACAATTGATGCATGTAAAAAAGTGGCCGATAAATTTGACGGTGAAATCCAAATTGAAATTTATGGAAACTGGACCATGCAAGATGCGCAATCTTGGGTTGATTTAGGTATTTCACAAGCCATTTATCATCGCTCTAGAGATGCTGAGCTTGCAGGTGTCGGTTGGACCGAAGAAGACTTAGTCAAAATGCGCGCCCTGTCAGAGTTAGGTATCGAGCTATCAATTACTGGCGGCATAGTCCCAGAAGACTTGTACTTATTTGAAGGCATCAAAGCCAAAACCTTTATTGCAGGACGCGCTCTTGCCGGTGACAAAGGCAAGCAAACAGCAGAGGCATTAACAGCCCAAATTAATCGCTACTGGAATTAGGTGTCGATATGTATACAAACTTATCACGTCATCGTGTAGGGCTATATGAAAAAGCACTGCCTAATACTATGGGTTGGGAAGAAAAGCTCATCACAACCAAACAGCTCGCATTTGATTTTTTAGAGATTTCGATTGATGAATCCGATGAACGTCGCAGTCGACTTGATTGGACTGATGAGGAGATCTACACGCTAAGAAGGCTTTGTGAAAAACACCAGATTCCTCTGCAATCTATGTGTTTAAGTGCTCACCGAAAGTTCCCGTTTGGCTCAGCTGATCCAGATATTAGAGAGCAAGCGGTAATCCACATGCAAAAAGCCATTACCTTGGCTTACAAGTTGGGTATTCGCACTATTCAGCTTGCCGGTTACGATGTCTATTATGAGCC is a genomic window of Vibrio neonatus containing:
- a CDS encoding 3-keto-L-gulonate-6-phosphate decarboxylase UlaD, which produces MTKPMIQIALDQTNLAAAIEVANNVESFVDVIEVGTILAFAEGMNAVSTLRKNHPNHILVCDMKTTDGGAILAQMAFEAGADWITVSAAAHIATIDACKKVADKFDGEIQIEIYGNWTMQDAQSWVDLGISQAIYHRSRDAELAGVGWTEEDLVKMRALSELGIELSITGGIVPEDLYLFEGIKAKTFIAGRALAGDKGKQTAEALTAQINRYWN